Genomic segment of Candidatus Chlorohelix allophototropha:
AATACGGGGGTAATAATAGCGCTCTCGGTGGCGTTGGAGGGGTTGTATCAAGCCGGATTCCGCTTTAAACCGCCGCGTTGGAAACGTGCAGCTTTAAAAAGACACTTTTTTGCTCAAGTGAAAATAGTTCCAAAAGCATGGCGGAGCTTTGTGGCAGCCGCGTTTGTACCTGCCGGATTGATTGGCTACATGGCTTATCTGGCAAATGCCTTTGGCGATCCACTAGGCTTCATACACGTTCAAGCTACTTGGGGTCGTGAGGTTACAGGAGCAGGTTTTACCAAGATTTTCAGCGATACCGCAACTCACCTGAATATCGGCAAAAACTTTATGGCAGGGCAATTTGATACCGGAACTCTGCTTAACCTGCTTTCAGCGGTGGGCTTTGGGGTTTTAGTAATTATTACACTTTTCAAACTACGCCCAACCTTTTCGATCTATGCGCTGCTTACTTTCCTCGTACCTCTCAGCACCGGGTCGGTTGGTAGCATGACCCGCTATATTCTGATGTTGGTTCCATGTTTCTTGCTACTGGCGAAATGGGGCAAGAATCCGATGGTGGACAAAGTAATTGTCGGGATTTTCGTACCAATGATGGGCTATATGTCCATAGTAATGTCTCATTGGTATTTTGCAGGTTAGGGAAAACGAGAGTGGGTGCTTGCCCACTCTTATAACCAATCTCAAATTTCCCCTTTTCCACTAGAATAGTTATCACCCCCATACTTCTAGACCTCGATCAAGTATATTGGGCTATTCCATGTGCGTTCCACAGTTCCAATACTTTTAGCAATAAACTTGCCTCTGAACCAATTTTTCTACCCATTATAAGTTCTGAAGTGAAAGAAGGAAGTATGGAACAGCCCCGTTTAGAGTCTACATGGAGTATATATATTATAATAGAATAAGCAGCAAAGAGATGTGTTTATTGGCAGAAAAGAGTAGAGAATACCTAACACCAAGCTAAATGAATTGGTTTCACTCAGCTAGAATCTTCTCAAAAAAGGCGTTTATATTTTCCGCGATAGCTATGGAAATGACATCTCAAAATTGAAAAGGTATGGTATCCATGAGCGGTGAATTGGTATTAGGAATAGATATAGGTACTTATAGCTCCAAAGGGGTCTTATGCGATGCCAGTGGTAAAGTGCTGGCTACAAGGGCAGTTGAGCATGGCTTGTCACTGCCAAAACCCGGTTGGGCGGAACAAGATGGCGAGACAATTTGGTGGTCGGATTTCATAAAACTATGTCGCAGCCTTCCCTCTGAG
This window contains:
- a CDS encoding glycosyltransferase family 39 protein, with the protein product MITDVRNFNTKVEKPRRTHLKVLGLSIELKTLKVVLLTFVVTRLMIFFIILLSSTTFPMRLGAYLYSNPDNLLLDGLVRDDSWWYHNIATRGYNMGNIQTGAQGNTAFFPVYPLLVKTVSGLVGDVFFAGILVSNIAFLFSLVYMYRLARREFDDDTAGRAIFYFAAAPTAVFFSAMYTESVFMLAILATFYYAREGQWDKAAIAGAVASGTRNTGVIIALSVALEGLYQAGFRFKPPRWKRAALKRHFFAQVKIVPKAWRSFVAAAFVPAGLIGYMAYLANAFGDPLGFIHVQATWGREVTGAGFTKIFSDTATHLNIGKNFMAGQFDTGTLLNLLSAVGFGVLVIITLFKLRPTFSIYALLTFLVPLSTGSVGSMTRYILMLVPCFLLLAKWGKNPMVDKVIVGIFVPMMGYMSIVMSHWYFAG